The window GTACATCGCCAGCAGCCACATGGCGGTCGCGTTGATGGTCATCGAGGTGTTCATCCGGTCGAGCGGGATGGAGTCGAACAGCGCCCGCATGTCCCCCACGTGCGAGATCGGCACCCCGACCTTGCCGACCTCGCCCCGGGCGAGCGGGTGGTCGGGGTCGTACCCGGTCTGCGTGGGCAGGTCGAAGGCCACCGACAGGCCGGTCTGCCCCTTGTCGAGGTTGCGGCGGTAGAGCGCGTTGCTCGCCGCGGCGCTGGAGTGGCCGGCATACGTGCGCATGACCCAGGGACGGTCGCGCTGCGGACGGGCGGGCGCGGCGGCGTCGGGCACGGGGACGTCGGTGGGCTCGGCCATGGGCCGAACGTACCCGCGGGTAGCGCGTGCAGGGAGGGGCTCAGGCGGTGACGGCCACCACAGGCTCGGCGCCCTCGGCGTCGCGGAGCACGAGCGCGCGGTCGAGCCGTGACGCACGCAACAGGCGGCCGGTGCGCTCGGTCATGTCGACGACGGCCAGGCGGCGGCCGGCCCGGCGGGCCCGGTTGTAGGCCTCGACGAGGACCCCCAGACCGGTGGCGTCACCGATCTCCGCGCCAGCGAGGCGCATGTGCACGTCGCCGTTCCCGGTGTCGATGATCTCGTGCAGCAGCAGCCGGACGTCGGGCACGGAGTGGACGTCGATGCGCCCGGTGATGGCGACCTCCTGGCCCCCGCCCACCGCGCGGACCGCGACCGGCAGGGCCCCCTCGCTGCTGACCGACATGCGAACCCCCTCGTCCGTTGCAGACATTCACCCACACCGACGGGCGAACGGGGGTCCACGGTTGTCCCGGGCATGGTCAAGATCCGGTAACGGCCCGCACGACCGTCAGGCGGACCAGGGCAGGTCAGAGGTAGGGGGCGTCGTCCGGCTCGCGCGTGACGTCGGCCCCGAGCCCCTGCATCGCCTCGGCGAAGCCGGCGTACCCGCGGTCGATGTGCTGGGCCCCGCTCACGGTGGTGACCCCGTCGGCCACCAGCCCGGCGATGACGAGGGCGGCCCCGGCCCGGATGTCGCTGGCCTCCACCGGGGCGCCGGAGAGCCGCTCGACGCCGTGGACCATGACGTGGTGCCCGTCGATGCGGGTCTCGGCGCCGAGCCGGTTGAGCTCCTGCACGGTGCGGAACCGCGCCTCGAAGAGGTTCTCGGTGATCATGGCCGAGCCGTCGGCCACCGCGTTCGCGGCGAGGGCGAAGGGCTGCAGGTCGGTCGGGAACCCCGGGTACGGCAGCGTCGCCACGTCGAAGGCGGTCGCGCGCCGGCCACCGGTGTCGACCCGGAACCCGCGCGCCGTCGGCTCGACCGTGGCGCCGCTGGCCCGGACGAGCTCGAGCGCCGCAGTGAGGTGCTCCGGGACGCCGCCCACCACCTCGACGGTGCCCCGCGTCGCCACCGCGGCGAAGGCCCACGTGCCGGCGGCGATGCGGTCTGCGACCACGGCGTGCTCGGTCGGGCGCAGGGCCTCGACGCCCTCGATCTCGACGACGGACGTCCCGGCGCCGGTGACCCTGGCGCCCATCGAGTTGAGCATCTCGGCGAGGTCGACGATCTCCGGCTCGCGGGCGGCGTTCTCCAGGCGGGTCGTCCCGCGCGCCAGCACCGATGCGGTGAGGACGTTCTCGGTGGCGCCGACGCTCGGGAACTCCAGGTGGATCTCGGCCCCGGAGAGGCCGCGCGGCGCCTCGGCGACGAGGAAGCCGTGGGTGACGTGCACGCTCGCGCCGAGCGCCTCGAGGCCGGCGGCGTGCAGGTCCAGCCCCCGGGAGCCGATGGCGTCGCCGCCGGGGATCGCGACATCGGCCGCGCCCGTGCGGGCGACCAGCGGCCCGAGGACCGCGGTCGACGCGCGCAGGGCGCGGACGAGGTCGTAGTCGGCGCGGTGGCCGACCTGCTCCGGGACGTCGATCTCGACGACCCCGGTCGGGGCGTCGTAGTCGACGGTGCAGCCGAGCCGGCGCAGCAGCTCGGCCATGATGGTCACGTCGAGGATGGCCGGGACGTTGGTCAGGCGGGTCCGGCCCACGGCCAGCAGGGCCGCCGCCATCAGCTTGAGGGCACTGTTCTTGGCGCCCCACACGGGCACCTCGCCCTGCAGGCTGGCACCACCCACGACACGGAATCTCTCGGCCACCGGCACACCCTACCGACGGCGCCCGCCCCGGCCCGTCGCGGAGCCGCTGCTCCCCCGGCATACGCTCCTCCCATGGTGAACCTGACGCGCATCTACACCCGCACGGGCGACGACGGCCACACGCACCTCGGGGACATGAGCCGCACGAGCAAGACCGACGTGCGGCTGCTCGCGTACGCGGACACCAACGAGGCGAACGCCCAGATCGGCGTCGCCCTGGCCACCGGCGAGCTGCCCGAGGACGTCCGCGCCACGCTGCTGCGGGTGCAGAACGACCTCTTCGACGTCGGCGCGGACCTGTGCACGCCGCTGCAGCCGGAGTACGAGTTCCCGCCGCTGCGCGTGCAGCAGCAGTGGGTCGACGAGCTCGAGGCCGACTGCGACCGGTACCTCGAGCGCGTGGAGAAGCTGCGCTCGTTCATCCTCCCGGGCGGCACGCCGGGGTCGGCGCACCTGCACGTGGCCACCACGGTCGTGCGCCGTGCCGAGCGAGCGGCCTGGGCGGCCATCGACGCCTACGGCGACCAGCCCGGTGACGGCACGAAGGGCCACGGCGGCGTCAACGTGCTCACGGCGAAGTACCTCAACCGGCTGTCGGACCTGTTGTTCGTGCTGGCCCGCGTCGCCAACCTGCCGATCGGCGGCGACGTGCTCTGGCAGCCCGGTGGCGGACGGGCCGAGGGACCCTCGAAGCGCTGAGCCGCGAGGCGGCGGCCACGCCGGCTGCGGCGGCCCTCAGGCGACGTTGACGTCGACGCCGTCAGGCGACGTTGACGTCGCCGCAGTCAGGCGACGTTGACGTTGAAGCCCGGGGGCGAGCTCTCGAGCCAGCTGCGCATGGCGGTGTAGGCCGCCGGGGCGAGGGCGACCTCGAAGGTGTCGGTGCGGTACCGGCACTCGACGGTCACGGCCTCGGGCAGCCCGGCGATCGGGCTCGCCGGCGGTCGGGGCGGGCCGAGCTCGAGCAGCGGCCGCTCCCAGGTGCGCGCGGGCCGCGGCGAGGGGCCCACCAGGGTGAACCACTCCAGCGCGTTGCCCGAGAACCGCAACAGCCCCAGGCGGTACTGGGTACCGCCGTGGGGCCGGAGGGCGCAGAGCATGAGCGGCGCGCCCGAGGAGAGCAGCCGCCGTCGTACGAAGATGTAGAGCAGGGCCGTGAGGACGAGCACGATGAGCACGCCGGCAAGGATCTCCCCGGAGACCACGAGCGACATGCGAACCGCCCTCCCTCGCAGCCCCGGGTCAGCCGACCTGCGAGGCGTCGACCGCCTCGGCGACGATGATGACCTTGTCCCGGTCGACCGACAGGAAGCCGCTGTCGATGGTGGCGGTGCTCGTGCCGCCGGCGGACTTGATCCGCACCTCGCCCTCGACGAGGACGCCCAGCAACGGGGTGTGGCCGGGCAGGATGCCCAGCTCGCCGTCGACGGTGCGGGCCTGGACCATGTCCGCCTCGCCCTCCCAGACCTTGCGGTCCGCGGCGACGAGTTCAACCTGCAGGGTGCTCACGGGATCCTCCGTTGGTACGGCACGTGTCGTGCGACGTTCTCACTCTATCCACCCGGCGCCGGGGACCGGCGGCCGGTATGCCGTGGGGCCGGCCGAGCGGCCGGCCCCACTGTGACCCGCTGTGGTGCTGGGTCAGAGGTTCTTCTGGATGTCGGCCCACTGGCGCTCGACGTCGTCGAGGCCACCGCACATGAAGAACGCCTGCTCGGCGACGTGGTCGTACTCGCCGTCCGCGATCTTCGTGAAGGCCTCGATCGTGTCGGCCAGCGGCACGGTCGAGCCCTCGATGCCGGTGAACTGCTTGGCGACGTAGGTGTTCTGCGACAGGAACCGCTGGATGCGACGGGCCCGGTTGACGAGGATCTTGTCCTCCTCGGAGAGCTCGTCGATGCCGAGGATCGCGATGATGTCCTGCAGCTCCTTGTTGCGCTGGAGGATCTGCTTGACCCGGACCGCGGTGTTGTAGTGGTCCTCGGCGATGTAGCGGCGGTCGAGGATCCGGCTGGTGGAGGTCAGCGGGTCCACGGCCGGGTAGATGCCGAGCGAGGCGATCTCACGCGAGAGCTCGGTGGTCGCGTCCAGGTGGGCGAACGTGGTCGCCGGCGCCGGGTCGGTGTAGTCGTCGGCCGGTACGTAGATCGCCTGCATCGAGGTGATCGAGTGGCCACGGGTCGAGGTGATGCGCTCCTGGAGCACACCCATCTCGTCGGCCAGGGTCGGCTGGTAGCCCACCGCGGACGGCATGCGGCCGAGCAGGGTGGACACCTCGGAGCCCGCCTGGGTGAAGCGGAAGATGTTGTCGATGAAGAGGAGCACGTCCTGCTTCTGCACGTCGCGGAAGTACTCCGCCATCGTCAGCGCGGACAGGGCCACGCGCAGGCGGGTGCCCGGCGGCTCGTCCATCTGGCCGAAGACCAGGGCGGTCTGGCCGAGGACGCCGGCCTCCTCCATCTCGACCATGAGGTCGTTGCCCTCACGGGTGCGCTCGCCGACACCGGCGAACACCGACACACCACCGTGGTCACGGGCGACACGGGCGATCATCTCCTGGATGAGCACCGTCTTGCCGACACCGGCGCCACCGAAGAGGCCGATCTTGCCACCCTGGACGTAGGGGGTGAGCAGGTCGATGACCTTGATGCCGGTCTCGAACATCTGCGTCTTGGACTCGAGCTGGTCGAACGCGGGCGCGTTGCGGTGGATGCCCCAGCGCTCGTTCACCTCGAAGGTCTCACCCTCCTCGAGGTTGAGCACGTCGCCCGTGGCGTTGAAGACCTTGCCCAGAGTGACGTCGCCCACCGGGACGGAGATGGGGCCGCCGGTGTCCTTGACCTGCGTGCCGCGCACCAGGCCGTCGGTCGGCTGCAGCGAGATCGCGCGGACCATGTTGTCGCCGATGTGCTGGGCGACCTCGAGGTTGAGGTTCTTCTGCTCGCCCTCGAGCTCGACCGTCGTGGTGAGCAGGTTGTACTGGTCCGGCATGGCGTCGGCGGGGAACTCCACGTCGACGACCGGGCCGATGATGCGGGAGATGCGACCCACGCCGCCGGCCACGGCCGTGTCCGCTGCGTTCTCAGAAACAGTGGCAGTCATTGGTTTCTCTCTACCTTCTCAACTCGCGTCGGCGAGGGCGCTGGCGCCGCCCACGATCTCGCTGATCTCTTGGGTGATCTCGGCCTGGCGGGCCTGGTTGGCCAGCCGGGTGTACTTCTTGATGAGCTCTTCGGCGTTGTCGGTGGCGGACTTCATCGCCTTCTGGCGCGAGGCCAGCTCGGACGCGGCCGCCTGGAGCAGGCAGTTGTAGATGCGCGCACCGACGTACTTCGGCAGCAGCGCGTCGAGGACCTGCTCGGCACTCGGCTCGAACTCGTAGAGCGGCAGCACGTCGTCGGGGTCGGGGGCCTCCTCGCCCTCGACGACCTCCAGCGGCAGCATGCGGATGACGTCCGGCTCCTGGGTGACCATGTTGACGAAGCGCGTGAAGACCACGTGCACCTCGTCGACGCCGCCCTCGTCGTAGGGCTGGTTGAACGCGGCCACGAGGGCCTCGCCGATCTCCTTGGCCACGTCGAACGTCGGCTGGTCCGTGAAGCCGGTCCAGTCCTGGGCGTACTCGCGCTTGCGGAACTTGTAGAAGCCCACCGCCTTGCGACCCACGAGGTACGGCACGACCTCCTTGCCGGCCTCACGGAGCTCGCCGATGAGGCGCTCGCTCTCCTTGATCACCGACGAGCTGTACGCACCGGCGAGACCACGGTCGGAGGTGACCACCAGGACCGCTGCA is drawn from Phycicoccus sp. M110.8 and contains these coding sequences:
- a CDS encoding F0F1 ATP synthase subunit epsilon; this encodes MSTLQVELVAADRKVWEGEADMVQARTVDGELGILPGHTPLLGVLVEGEVRIKSAGGTSTATIDSGFLSVDRDKVIIVAEAVDASQVG
- the atpD gene encoding F0F1 ATP synthase subunit beta, which codes for MTATVSENAADTAVAGGVGRISRIIGPVVDVEFPADAMPDQYNLLTTTVELEGEQKNLNLEVAQHIGDNMVRAISLQPTDGLVRGTQVKDTGGPISVPVGDVTLGKVFNATGDVLNLEEGETFEVNERWGIHRNAPAFDQLESKTQMFETGIKVIDLLTPYVQGGKIGLFGGAGVGKTVLIQEMIARVARDHGGVSVFAGVGERTREGNDLMVEMEEAGVLGQTALVFGQMDEPPGTRLRVALSALTMAEYFRDVQKQDVLLFIDNIFRFTQAGSEVSTLLGRMPSAVGYQPTLADEMGVLQERITSTRGHSITSMQAIYVPADDYTDPAPATTFAHLDATTELSREIASLGIYPAVDPLTSTSRILDRRYIAEDHYNTAVRVKQILQRNKELQDIIAILGIDELSEEDKILVNRARRIQRFLSQNTYVAKQFTGIEGSTVPLADTIEAFTKIADGEYDHVAEQAFFMCGGLDDVERQWADIQKNL
- a CDS encoding F0F1 ATP synthase subunit gamma; this translates as MGAQMRVYRQRIRSVQATKKITRAMELIAASRVVKAQQRVKESSPYARALTRAVSAVATYSNVDHPLTTEHDDVRRAAVLVVTSDRGLAGAYSSSVIKESERLIGELREAGKEVVPYLVGRKAVGFYKFRKREYAQDWTGFTDQPTFDVAKEIGEALVAAFNQPYDEGGVDEVHVVFTRFVNMVTQEPDVIRMLPLEVVEGEEAPDPDDVLPLYEFEPSAEQVLDALLPKYVGARIYNCLLQAAASELASRQKAMKSATDNAEELIKKYTRLANQARQAEITQEISEIVGGASALADAS
- a CDS encoding STAS domain-containing protein, which gives rise to MSVSSEGALPVAVRAVGGGQEVAITGRIDVHSVPDVRLLLHEIIDTGNGDVHMRLAGAEIGDATGLGVLVEAYNRARRAGRRLAVVDMTERTGRLLRASRLDRALVLRDAEGAEPVVAVTA
- a CDS encoding DUF2550 domain-containing protein, coding for MSLVVSGEILAGVLIVLVLTALLYIFVRRRLLSSGAPLMLCALRPHGGTQYRLGLLRFSGNALEWFTLVGPSPRPARTWERPLLELGPPRPPASPIAGLPEAVTVECRYRTDTFEVALAPAAYTAMRSWLESSPPGFNVNVA
- the murA gene encoding UDP-N-acetylglucosamine 1-carboxyvinyltransferase → MAERFRVVGGASLQGEVPVWGAKNSALKLMAAALLAVGRTRLTNVPAILDVTIMAELLRRLGCTVDYDAPTGVVEIDVPEQVGHRADYDLVRALRASTAVLGPLVARTGAADVAIPGGDAIGSRGLDLHAAGLEALGASVHVTHGFLVAEAPRGLSGAEIHLEFPSVGATENVLTASVLARGTTRLENAAREPEIVDLAEMLNSMGARVTGAGTSVVEIEGVEALRPTEHAVVADRIAAGTWAFAAVATRGTVEVVGGVPEHLTAALELVRASGATVEPTARGFRVDTGGRRATAFDVATLPYPGFPTDLQPFALAANAVADGSAMITENLFEARFRTVQELNRLGAETRIDGHHVMVHGVERLSGAPVEASDIRAGAALVIAGLVADGVTTVSGAQHIDRGYAGFAEAMQGLGADVTREPDDAPYL
- a CDS encoding cob(I)yrinic acid a,c-diamide adenosyltransferase, with amino-acid sequence MVNLTRIYTRTGDDGHTHLGDMSRTSKTDVRLLAYADTNEANAQIGVALATGELPEDVRATLLRVQNDLFDVGADLCTPLQPEYEFPPLRVQQQWVDELEADCDRYLERVEKLRSFILPGGTPGSAHLHVATTVVRRAERAAWAAIDAYGDQPGDGTKGHGGVNVLTAKYLNRLSDLLFVLARVANLPIGGDVLWQPGGGRAEGPSKR